One segment of Babesia bigemina genome assembly Bbig001, chromosome : II DNA contains the following:
- a CDS encoding Ribosome-binding protein → MAVDRMIPEFSTLKQCLEFLYWLHTDKQGKGMQYRVTRRLKKLLEKKYISFDPNDVEVALSTFLRRVSTFHEKLCKKAGQGDYNPGKATDALYALLRCIPKFLAVIYFLRYQVDDKFGAIGGGGWKDYWLGYGALGGVLATRGGELDKYLYAAATETRYGVIPGGFDIGGQEVNFRSGYRQGSAMAGDLQNICEKQNGQYFRDVFVTSVLSNKSGVDVSNVANALRLVRDFCGIFGPETNENEFKSHVQSRGNCIEWDKLKSHCFTLKESLGKLFTGGAFSFTGYGRQYKYLDKNIDKRMASWFRANLNEVRKQLAKIESFTSKNYNHRKRNVPPEYYTELGAHLTKYLFPYGFTFDANSFKTGTAPYESLKKVWDSVIGDLKNIGGGLDEFKKILDGTACTNRKKDKEYKPKTEPESNAEIGPEDEDQLEDGDELEPEIESEDESDDYLDSESENEDLPDDKTEATKTEAAKPAAPKPEGAQNQGKKGEGAQNQGKKAEGAQNQGKKAEGAQNQGKKGEGAQNQGKKGEGGQSNATSPDLSAAEVVQTQNPSASSPDSEASGAPSPGSGQGPGGPGSTSDPAQGSGRGPQSGATDSNTVSGPSSGSGGGGAGGGGGKGDDDLPQKVTCEGEQVSLYDIGGKPACYPKPHNYTSNYYNPDWDDVWNAQQRGMLKDENITIPIPSEKSKSRHRITPSTLPNQPSRPAPGSSSLYPGSRDGHRRPYYETGEGQQKQGSGSVHHNAVVDPPVFFMDGKPVQAYYDNKQRDAKDRMAQQYKIYEALRQSRERQDMEEEVNLRNEFDQKQKEADAKWNIEREGEGKRAKKYDEEVDRIQKVLDKGRRDTEARRRQEVFKKKPIVSPPYVDGFRPTENRQWQWWPWWYHDLPNSPISGSPVDDPTNADDKEMENLYHKELQDKITAGVDNRIHMLKMEAEEKKLIEKDKKYAEYKLQSEIRTQEAIERIKKRNELKNRAAEKVEETLKDTTEAIWKTQLQQNVDYIEENVRDADAKKRLQQKRLRQQKQVEQQNVSRDSPTSTVSALPSQPSRPAPSPSGQIPFSSQPPSGIPANQSPQYVPQERSSRERVGDIEPVDLPMISVGGSAVPDFEHEEKEAKLKKLSLAKQTMEKWDWDAKQAELYKQMQKEKVNWNTQVREYRDNLHRQSHETSRTPFLSRKSSVPIVQNVDILVPPITARNISGRSIEIPTVQLDHDSAFTASAIQQSTGHNIPDSKINFRKSPFTPPSKPTGRDNSLTQSPHTVTFDDNIMLSMTGASGQPVVGVNGKVDTSQIPSDIRVNAGDRYHLEGQEVQDDKLIKRQERNIQNLQNAQMQIDSENKQRERKMQALKEESKHINDKQKELMQAAQVDADRIRAFNDSQFDISSAPPRNDQIPFEIQIDVPKRPLQDSSYDIDLYDPYANTADILKDELKPAEGKGFSGVLQTNFDLDFAPERIGLDGYEDPGMPRDSPRKADERVINPFSTDECQNPWSFDTSSTDTPPPPASPSPDTDHLPPPRTVREMLYWFVGLNTYGFIGMITEYVECLLKNANKNVFDMPDALEVTRDPYNLNSSHVADKLTEASLYSATVIYKIRHNNDFKALPPVDFESVYSQFRYSPDPACLLCQLRDYAYACHHQLQFLKAQCNRDKLSGGWQSHKYGNAVSPSDSPLQAFLTDGWDSTFKTHPFDPCNLCHKSRVRMGLRKGDLPKISKQGSVISSILTPSCGGSDPLLTLSAYLNCLTKLHGHCHQLGLSNHSLNSDQSQSPCDRL, encoded by the coding sequence ATGGCGGTTGATCGTATGATTCCCGAGTTCAGTACCCTCAAGCAGTGCTTGGAGTTCCTATATTGGCTGCATACTGACAAACAAGGAAAAGGTATGCAATACAGGGTGACCCGTCGTCTGAAAAAGCTGCTCGAAAAAAAATATATAAGTTTTGATCCAAACGATGTTGAAGTTGCGCTGTCAACTTTCCTTAGAAGGGTATCCACGTTTCATGAAAAATTATGCAAAAAGGCGGGGCAAGGCGACTATAATCCGGGTAAGGCCACAGATGCTCTCTATGCTCTCCTGCGGTGTATTCCAAAGTTCCTCGCCGTGATATATTTCTTGAGGTACCAAGTGGACGATAAATTCGGAGCGATAGGCGGCGGTGGGTGGAAGGATTATTGGCTTGGGTACGGTGCACTGGGTGGAGTTTTGGCAACTAGAGGCGGTGAGCTGGATAAGTATCTTTATGCAGCAGCTACAGAGACGCGATATGGTGTCATTCCCGGAGGGTTTGACATAGGTGGACAGGAGGTAAATTTCCGAAGTGGCTACCGCCAGGGTAGCGCTATGGCAGGTGATCTCCAAAATATTTGTGAAAAACAAAATGGACAGTATTTTCGTGATGTATTCGTCACATCAGTGTTGTCCAATAAGTCTGGAGTTGATGTCTCTAACGTTGCCAACGCGCTTCGGTTGGTGAGAGATTTTTGTGGAATATTTGGACCAGAAACAAACGAGAATGAATTCAAAAGCCACGTACAATCTAGGGGTAATTGCATTGAATGGGATAAATTAAAATCGCATTGCTTCACACTTAAAGAGTCTCTTGGCAAATTGTTCACCGGTGGAGCCTTTTCCTTCACAGGGTACGGGAGGCAATATAAATACCTTGATAAAAACATTGATAAACGAATGGCGAGTTGGTTTAGAGCAAATTTAAATGAGGTGAGAAAACAATTGGCAAAAATTGAGTCTTTTACAAGTAAAAATTACAATCATAGGAAACGTAATGTGCCTCCAGAATATTACACCGAACTTGGTGCACATCTCACCAAATATTTATTTCCCTATGGATTCACATTTGATGCAAACTCCTTTAAAACGGGAACCGCTCCTTATGAGAGTCTGAAAAAGGTTTGGGATAGTGTAATCGGTGATCTTAAGAATATTGGCGGCGGTTTGGATGAATTTAAAAAAATATTGGATGGTACAGCGTGTACAAATAGAAAAAAGGATAAGGAGTATAAGCCTAAGACTGAACCCGAGTCTAATGCTGAGATTGGGCCTGAGGATGAGGATCAACTTGAGGATGGGGATGAACTTGAGCCTGAGATTGAGTCTGAGGACGAGTCTGACGATTATCTTGATTCTGAATCTGAGAATGAGGATCTCCCTGACGACAAAACCGAAGCAACTAAAACCGAGGCCGCAAAGCCAGCGGCCCCAAAACccgagggagcacagaaccagggcaagaaaggggagggagcacagaaccagggcaagaaagcggagggagcacagaaccagggcaagaaagcggagggcgcacagaaccagggcaagaaaggggagggagcacagaatcAGGGAAAGAAAGGAGAGGGAGGTCAAAGTAATGCAACATCCCCTGATTTATCAGCTGCAGAGGTGGTACAAACTCAGAATCCAAGTGCCTCAAGTCCAGACTCTGAGGCATCTGGTGCCCCTAGTCCCGGTAGTGGTCAGGGCCCGGGTGGCCCGGGGTCTACTTCTGACCCCGCTCAAGGAAGTGGTCGAGGACCTCAGTCAGGTGCGACTGACAGTAACACGGTATCTGGGCCGAGTTCCGGTTCAGGTGGCGGTGGAGCTGGAGGGGGTGGAGGGAAGGGAGATGATGATTTGCCCCAAAAAGTTACGTGCGAAGGTGAACAGGTATCATTGTATGATATTGGTGGCAAACCAGCGTGTTATCCAAAACCTCATAACTATACTTCAAATTATTATAATCCCGATTGGGACGATGTCTGGAATGCCCAACAGCGAGGAATGCTTAAAGATGAAAATATAACTATACCTATACCCTCTGAGAAATCTAAAAGTCGTCACAGAATTACTCCATCCACCCTTCCAAATCAGCCCAGTCGGCCTGCTCCAGGGTCTTCCTCTCTGTATCCAGGTAGCCGTGATGGTCATAGGCGTCCGTACTATGAAACAGGAGAAGGGCAACAAAAGCAGGGTAGTGGGAGTGTACATCATAATGCCGTTGTTGATCCACCTGTATTTTTTATGGACGGAAAGCCCGTACAAGCATACTACGATAATAAACAGCGGGACGCCAAAGATCGTATGGCGCAACAATACAAAATCTATGAAGCGTTACGTCAGTCACGGGAACGACAGGATATGGAAGAAGAGGTTAATCTGAGAAATGAATTCGACCAGAAACAAAAGGAGGCAGATGCGAAGTGGAATATAGAGCGGGAGGGGGAAGGTAAGCGTGCGAAAAAATATGATGAAGAGGTAGACAGAATACAAAAGGTATTGGATAAAGGCAGAAGGGATACGGAAGCACGCCGAAGACAGGAAGTATTCAAAAAAAAACCAATTGTATCGCCGCCTTATGTAGATGGATTTCGACCTACAGAAAACCGACAGTGGCAATGGTGGCCATGGTGGTATCATGACTTGCCGAATTCTCCAATTTCCGGCAGTCCAGTAGATGACCCCACGAACGCCGATGATAAGGAAATGGAAAATTTGTATCATAAAGAGCTGCAAGACAAAATCACGGCAGGCGTGGATAATAGAATACATATGTTAAAAATGGAAGCCGAAGAGAAAAAACTTATTGAAAAGGACAAGAAATATGCAGAATATAAATTGCAGTCTGAGATAAGAACACAAGAAGCCATTGAACGTATTAAAAAACGAAACGAACTGAAGAATAGAGCCGCTGAGAAAGTTGAAGAAACATTGAAAGATACTACGGAAGCAATTTGGAAAACTCAACTGCAGCAAAACGTGGATTACATAGAAGAAAACGTGAGAGATGCAGATGCCAAAAAAAGATTGCAACAAAAACGGTTGCGGCAGCAAAAACAAGTAGAGCAGCAAAACGTTAGTCGTGATTCTCCAACATCTACAGTCTCCGCCCTTCCAAGTCAACCCAGCCGTCCTGCTCCCTCACCTTCCGGTCAGATCCCGTTTTCTTCTCAGCCGCCCAGTGGCATCCCTGCTAACCAGAGTCCGCAGTATGTTCCACAGGAGAGAAGTTCCAGGGAGCGAGTTGGGGATATTGAGCCTGTCGATCTGCCTATGATATCTGTTGGAGGCAGTGCGGTCCCTGATTTCGAACATGAAGAGAAGGAAGCTAAATTAAAAAAACTTTCTTTAGCCAAACAAACAATGGAAAAATGGGACTGGGATGCGAAGCAGGCAGAGCTTTATAAACAGATGCAGAAAGAGAAAGTTAATTGGAACACACAAGTAAGGGAATATAGAGATAATTTACATAGACAGAGTCACGAGACATCGAGAACGCCTTTCTTATCTCGGAAATCATCAGTACCGATTGTTCAGAACGTCGATATTCTCGTCCCACCTATCACAGCTCGGAATATCTCCGGTCGGTCAATTGAAATCCCGACAGTTCAACTCGACCACGATAGTGCTTTTACGGCTTCTGCCATACAGCAATCCACAGGCCACAACATTCCTGATTCCAAAATTAACTTTCGCAAGTCACCTTTTACGCCACCATCGAAGCCTACTGGACGTGATAATTCTCTGACCCAATCACCACACACTGTCACATTTGACGATAATATCATGTTGAGCATGACAGGTGCATCTGGTCAACCGGTTGTCGGTGTCAACGGAAAAGTGGACACATCACAGATTCCAAGTGACATAAGGGTTAATGCGGGAGACCGATACCATCTAGAAGGACAAGAAGTACAGGACGATAAGTTAATTAAACGGCAGGAGCGGAATATTCAAAATCTGCAGAATGCTCAGATGCAAATCGATTCTGAAAATAAACAACGCGAACGTAAAATGCAGGCGTTAAAAGAAGAATCGAAACACATAAACGACAAACAAAAAGAATTAATGCAAGCTGCACAAGTAGACGCTGATCGCATACGTGCGTTCAATGATTCACAGTTTGACATCTCTAGTGCCCCTCCACGCAACGATCAAATCCCATTCGAGATCCAAATCGACGTCCCGAAACGTCCACTACAGGATTCGTCATATGACATAGACCTATATGACCCTTATGCCAACACGGCCGATATCCTTAAAGACGAGTTAAAACCTGCAGAGGGTAAAGGCTTTTCTGGCGTCCTTCAGACTAATTTTGATCTGGACTTTGCGCCGGAACGTATCGGACTTGACGGCTATGAAGATCCCGGGATGCCGCGTGACTCTCCAAGGAAGGCAGATGAACGCGTTATTAACCCATTTAGCACAGATGAATGCCAAAACCCTTGGTCCTTCGACACTTCTTCAACTGATACACCCCCTCCACCTGCCTCCCCTTCCCCAGACACCGACCATCTGCCCCCGCCCAGAACCGTTCGGGAAATGCTTTACTGGTTTGTTGGATTGAATACGTATGGATTCATTGGGATGATTACTGAGTATGTTGAGTGCCTTCTAAAGAATGCTAACAAGAATGTCTTTGATATGCCAGATGCCCTCGAGGTCACCAGAGATCCTTACAACCTGAACAGTTCCCATGTCGCCGATAAGCTGACAGAAGCGTCTCTCTACTCAGCCACCGTTATCTACAAGATTAGGCATAACAATGACTTCAAAGCCTTGCCTCCCGTCGACTTTGAATCAGTTTACAGTCAGTTTCGTTACTCCCCCGACcccgcctgcctcctctgccagctgcgtgactacgcctacgcctgccaccaccagttgcagttcctgaaggcgcagtgtaatCGGGACAAACTAAGTGGCGGGTGGCAGAGTCATAAGTATGGAAATGCGGTTTCCCCCTCTGactcccccctccaggcgttcctgactgacggctgggactccaccttcaaaactcaccccttcgacccgtgcaacctgtgccacaagagcagagtcaggatgggattaaGGAAAGGGGATCTGCCTAAGATATCGAAGCAGGGCAGTGTCATTtcctccatcctcactcccagctgcggcggtagtGACCCCTTGCTGACATTGTCTGCCTACCTCAATTGCCTCACCAAGTTACATGGCCACTGCCACCAACTTGGCCTATCGAATCATTCATTAAATTCAGATCAATCTCAGTCACCGTGTGATAGGCTGTGA